From a single Lactococcus allomyrinae genomic region:
- a CDS encoding sigma-70 family RNA polymerase sigma factor, with product MPQNNKINFDQVFSRLKPIVLKAMKQLRVRSWTYDDYLQEGMIVLYQLLESSVGLEGLPIKFKVQYHQRLIDEIRHSQAKKRGFDQLGAVDIYEYSDVISSHGETPESALVFNHLLAEVYECLRPHYQELLVRQMRGEELTRMERYRLKEKIKSILFDLDDSEE from the coding sequence TTGCCACAAAACAATAAAATAAATTTTGATCAAGTCTTTTCAAGACTTAAACCAATTGTCTTAAAAGCGATGAAACAGCTTCGAGTTCGCTCTTGGACATATGACGATTATCTTCAAGAAGGAATGATAGTTCTGTATCAATTACTTGAATCAAGTGTGGGGTTGGAGGGACTGCCAATAAAATTCAAGGTCCAATATCACCAACGGTTGATAGATGAAATCCGTCATAGTCAAGCGAAAAAACGAGGCTTTGACCAATTAGGAGCGGTAGATATCTATGAGTATTCGGATGTCATTTCGTCACACGGAGAGACCCCGGAAAGTGCACTTGTATTTAATCACCTTCTAGCAGAGGTGTATGAGTGCCTTCGTCCTCATTACCAAGAACTTCTCGTTCGCCAAATGCGAGGCGAAGAACTGACACGTATGGAGCGCTATCGGCTCAAAGAAAAAATTAAATCTATTCTTTTTGATTTAGATGACTCGGAAGAATAA
- the ezrA gene encoding septation ring formation regulator EzrA — MSSTVIILIVVLVVIVIGFYIFAILMRKKTEDRILAMEERKEILFDLPVQEEIDSVKKMHLVGQSQTIFREWNQKWIDLSSNSFADLENHIFEAEQLNDSFHFFRARESVADSEAQIELMEEEVESIRQGVAQLTEQEKRNSNKIQESLDLYDSLRNDITDNADLYGTVIHELEKHLTNIEAEFSQFVTLNSTGDPIEAAEVLETAEEHTIALRAITEQIPEFIEKIEKDIPKQLADLKEASDKFIEEEYILPESVDIEEKMADIQEHLDDTRNLLEQFELDRVETELVSIQDKIESLYAIFDKEYGARRNVEKRSAVLKEYIEHIRSNNKNLLLEIDHITQSYILSGNEKGYVRGYQEHLETLEVDANDILKAIEEKAHPYSVLSRRVNSIVNALEEMEKNQIKINNTLTGLKDEEKAAQEIAERFDSELRTIKRYVEKRNLPGLPKDYLDLFFMTGDRIQNLFKELGRVRINIDTINHLVDVSTEDMHVLKEATNNLTDHAVLAEQLIQYANRYKASNEQVASGISRALQLFERDRDYNASFDEISKTLELVEPGAASRISGVYFKDKAKPDYL; from the coding sequence ATGTCAAGTACTGTCATTATCCTTATCGTTGTCCTAGTAGTTATCGTCATTGGTTTTTATATTTTCGCAATTTTGATGCGAAAGAAAACAGAAGATCGTATCTTAGCCATGGAAGAAAGAAAAGAAATACTTTTCGATCTTCCAGTTCAAGAAGAAATAGATTCAGTTAAAAAAATGCACCTTGTCGGACAGTCACAAACGATCTTCCGAGAATGGAATCAAAAATGGATTGATTTGTCATCAAATTCTTTTGCTGACCTTGAAAATCACATCTTTGAGGCAGAACAGCTCAATGATTCTTTTCATTTTTTCCGCGCACGTGAATCGGTTGCAGATAGTGAAGCGCAAATTGAACTGATGGAAGAAGAAGTAGAGTCCATTCGTCAAGGTGTGGCACAGTTAACAGAGCAAGAAAAAAGGAATTCTAATAAAATTCAAGAGTCCCTCGATTTGTACGATAGCTTACGAAATGATATTACTGATAATGCAGATTTGTACGGAACGGTTATTCACGAGCTTGAGAAACATTTGACTAATATTGAAGCAGAGTTTTCTCAATTTGTGACTTTGAACTCTACAGGAGATCCTATTGAGGCAGCTGAGGTTCTGGAAACGGCAGAAGAACATACTATTGCATTGAGAGCAATTACTGAGCAGATTCCTGAATTTATCGAAAAAATTGAAAAAGATATTCCTAAACAACTTGCTGATCTCAAGGAAGCGAGCGATAAATTTATAGAAGAAGAGTACATCCTTCCCGAAAGTGTTGATATTGAGGAAAAGATGGCAGATATTCAAGAACATCTTGATGATACACGAAATCTTTTGGAACAATTTGAACTTGATCGTGTAGAAACTGAACTTGTTTCTATTCAAGATAAGATTGAGAGTCTCTATGCTATATTTGATAAAGAATATGGTGCGCGCAGAAATGTTGAAAAGCGTTCAGCTGTGCTCAAAGAATATATTGAACATATTCGTTCAAATAATAAAAATTTACTTCTTGAAATTGACCATATTACACAATCATACATCCTTTCTGGAAATGAAAAAGGTTATGTTCGAGGTTATCAAGAACACTTAGAGACGCTAGAAGTTGATGCTAACGATATATTAAAAGCTATTGAGGAAAAAGCTCATCCTTACTCTGTACTTTCGCGTAGAGTAAATTCCATTGTTAATGCTTTGGAAGAAATGGAAAAGAATCAAATAAAAATCAATAATACTTTAACAGGACTGAAAGATGAAGAAAAGGCTGCACAAGAAATTGCTGAAAGGTTTGATTCGGAACTCAGAACAATAAAACGATATGTTGAGAAAAGAAATCTACCAGGTCTCCCTAAAGACTATTTGGATTTATTCTTTATGACAGGAGACCGTATTCAAAATCTCTTTAAAGAGCTAGGGCGTGTCAGAATTAACATAGATACAATCAATCATCTAGTTGATGTCAGTACAGAAGATATGCATGTTTTGAAAGAAGCAACAAATAATCTTACAGACCATGCGGTTTTGGCAGAACAACTTATTCAATACGCCAATCGTTATAAGGCATCAAACGAACAGGTTGCTTCAGGAATTTCACGAGCTCTCCAATTATTTGAGCGCGACCGAGACTACAATGCTTCATTTGATGAAATATCGAAAACATTAGAGCTTGTGGAACCAGGAGCGGCTTCGAGAATTTCGGGAGTATATTTTAAAGATAAAGCTAAACCAGATTATTTATGA